The following are from one region of the Amedibacterium intestinale genome:
- a CDS encoding TIGR02679 domain-containing protein: MNIEQEFYLFLKERKGLHRLFDAWITQYERLGYAGGSVVVENVKQEEMEAIGTFLGCDLRKQKQIHIYWRQMQKAMDNSRFSTCNIEEVFTLWKGKPLRNKKEERRKKEEFENKMIEKVLEETKDTYFPMWWELQKKQYPEFFHKVKKLLLEDKETLLLCIQAIEQLPYLTHNKKPLAVFAAEISKDPHFFDKGMSYQMLYKGICYRMKKEEPNTLEEKNKLFYDAGLIRDDISNYCMLCHINAEIENQGHAGWNGFFMNYETWNVSLWNLSQIDKIKKDIKKVYILENPSVYRMLCEYGKKHNINDIGFLCTSGQLNLCAYILLDMLVDSKIQLYYSGDFDPEGIQIADKLKQRYKENIVLWHYDEHDYRKCISNKTISERRLMMLRNIKDLKLIQVSQRIEQEKRSGYQEKLIDVYKEDIL; the protein is encoded by the coding sequence ATGAACATAGAACAAGAATTTTATTTGTTTCTAAAAGAAAGAAAAGGACTTCATCGCTTGTTTGATGCATGGATAACGCAATATGAACGTCTTGGTTATGCTGGGGGAAGTGTGGTAGTAGAAAATGTAAAACAGGAAGAAATGGAGGCAATTGGAACATTTCTTGGATGTGATTTACGAAAACAAAAACAGATCCACATTTATTGGAGACAAATGCAGAAAGCTATGGATAACAGCAGGTTTTCCACCTGTAATATAGAAGAAGTTTTTACGTTATGGAAAGGCAAACCGCTACGTAACAAAAAAGAAGAGCGTCGTAAAAAAGAAGAATTTGAAAATAAAATGATAGAAAAAGTTCTTGAAGAAACCAAAGATACCTATTTTCCTATGTGGTGGGAATTACAGAAAAAACAGTATCCAGAATTTTTTCATAAAGTAAAAAAATTGTTGTTGGAGGATAAGGAAACTTTATTGCTTTGTATACAGGCAATTGAACAGCTTCCTTATCTAACACACAATAAAAAGCCACTTGCTGTATTTGCGGCAGAAATCAGTAAAGATCCTCATTTCTTTGATAAAGGAATGTCTTATCAAATGCTGTATAAAGGGATTTGTTATCGTATGAAAAAAGAGGAGCCAAATACTTTGGAAGAAAAAAACAAACTGTTTTATGATGCAGGGTTGATTCGTGACGATATTTCTAATTACTGCATGCTTTGCCATATCAATGCGGAAATAGAAAATCAGGGGCATGCAGGCTGGAATGGTTTCTTTATGAACTATGAAACATGGAATGTATCTTTATGGAATTTATCACAGATTGATAAGATAAAGAAAGATATTAAAAAGGTGTATATACTGGAAAATCCTTCTGTTTATCGAATGCTTTGTGAGTATGGAAAAAAACATAATATCAATGATATTGGATTTCTATGCACAAGTGGGCAGTTAAATCTATGTGCATATATTTTACTGGATATGCTGGTGGATTCTAAGATACAGCTGTATTACAGCGGTGATTTTGATCCGGAAGGTATTCAGATTGCGGATAAGCTGAAACAAAGATACAAAGAAAATATAGTTCTTTGGCATTATGATGAACATGACTATAGGAAATGTATCAGTAATAAAACGATTTCAGAAAGAAGATTGATGATGCTGCGTAATATAAAGGATTTAAAACTTATACAAGTCAGTCAACGGATTGAACAGGAAAAAAGAAGTGGATATCAGGAAAAGCTGATAGATGTGTATAAGGAAGATATTTTATAA
- a CDS encoding TIGR02680 family protein: MEFVSKWHPNRMGMVDFWYYTNEEFHFDHGHMLLRGSNGSGKSVTMQSFIPLLLDGNKSSERLDPFGTRSRKIENYLLEEEGGRDDRIGYLYLEFKREESDTYKTIGMGLHARKGKPLDTWYFVIEDNRRIGVDIQLMQNDLAISRQSLKNLIQEQLYTSQKVYCEKVNQALFGFERIEEYKEAIDLLLQLRSPKLSNSLKPSMLNEILNNSLRPLSEEDLRPMSEAISNMDNIKDQLDALKQSRQSANAIYQVYEQYGKALLYEKLHLYQNAYKEEEMQKKKQDSFYREQEENKKIKEECLEKQKDYQRKIELLKKEEEDLNASDRLRLVKEVQGLEKEYAQLKEELQRKLQALDKKETQYHETKKDYKKQKDEYEVLCMQIDEKLKEMDDLQEELQLEEHDAFRLEFQEETTKDYDFTYTLRFVKEKEENLRQVILKLKEYTSQKEVLEQLIDSCQQREDEVQKQRSLVSKYESLYDEMLDEYREGMNSWYASLKQLHIEKSALEDMQKFLSEYEERKTFLPIQNIIQQAFHIDKEQLSTTRIQLENEQRLVQKELLRLHQEIEEWENKEDPMPFIEDGRKQNRAFLDKQGISYRPLYTLLEFDEQVNEELKGQIEEYLQRSRLLNALLVHKDQKETILKKEIGSFDDYVFTDKEVEYLSSWYLKGNTLQELYQSLFAFFEELHISVNGLSFDEDGYQMHAIYGTLAKDKQVVFVGKKAREQYRKDKIEELKALKEEQQKEETRLKDKIADILGKEEILKEESASFLTEDDLQKALLMWKEEEGRLSLLERSLNEAKKRVEEKQAMLQKLYLDVQKMASSFPVKLQVEAFEEYRSSFEDYKQYLQDICTMYPSSRKALEMKLYLSVKLNELEEDIDTVKYEKDQLDEQSILKQQLLVQKQQQLKELGGDDITKRLQEISDLLIRLPKEQLQNERKLGSLEEAEIKINEELRHLEVDLQEKEQTTALYLDILKEQVDNGCIRIPLEEYDDLVATVMLYEKQNPIQKKSDTLKGDVQGVFYAQRGSLQDYQVSFTMDDLWEEVDGISSRIHLKAKFHGKQLPFEQLLEQLDTAIETQKHLLEDSDRHLFEDILVNIISKKIRIRIQDSKHWVETMNRYMNAMTDSSSGLRLSLQWRNKKAESEEELDTKELVELLQKDVGMLKESDLKKLSTHFRSRIESVRRVMDEEDNMQSFHQLMRVVMDYRQWFEFRILAQKAKDTKKELTNQLFFSFSGGEKAMAMYVPLFSAVAAKFESSRKDAPLLIALDEAFAGVDDKNISIMFALIEKFNFDYIMNSQVLWGDYPTVHHLAIYELFRPDNARFVTVIPYEWDGKVKRMKME; encoded by the coding sequence ATGGAATTTGTAAGTAAATGGCATCCCAATCGTATGGGAATGGTTGATTTCTGGTATTATACAAATGAAGAATTTCACTTTGATCATGGACATATGCTTCTTAGAGGAAGCAATGGGAGTGGAAAATCCGTAACTATGCAAAGCTTTATTCCTTTGTTGCTGGATGGAAATAAAAGCAGTGAGCGTCTTGACCCTTTTGGAACCAGATCAAGAAAAATAGAAAATTATCTTTTGGAAGAAGAAGGGGGAAGAGATGATCGTATTGGTTATCTTTACCTGGAGTTTAAGCGAGAAGAAAGTGATACGTATAAAACCATTGGTATGGGATTACACGCAAGAAAAGGAAAACCTTTGGATACCTGGTATTTTGTTATTGAAGATAATCGAAGAATTGGTGTCGATATTCAGCTGATGCAAAATGATCTTGCAATCAGCAGACAATCTTTAAAAAATTTAATTCAGGAACAATTATACACTTCTCAAAAAGTATATTGTGAAAAGGTCAATCAGGCATTGTTTGGATTTGAAAGAATAGAAGAATATAAGGAAGCTATTGATTTGCTGCTGCAGCTTCGATCACCAAAACTTTCAAATTCGTTAAAACCTTCTATGTTAAATGAAATCTTAAATAATTCTTTACGTCCTTTAAGTGAAGAAGATCTTCGCCCAATGAGTGAAGCTATTTCCAACATGGATAATATCAAAGATCAATTAGATGCGTTAAAACAAAGCCGACAATCCGCAAATGCTATTTATCAGGTTTATGAACAATATGGAAAAGCCTTGCTGTATGAAAAACTGCACCTTTATCAAAATGCCTATAAAGAAGAAGAGATGCAGAAAAAGAAACAGGATAGTTTCTATAGAGAACAGGAAGAAAATAAAAAGATAAAAGAAGAATGTCTGGAAAAACAGAAAGATTATCAGCGAAAAATAGAACTGTTAAAGAAAGAGGAAGAAGATTTAAATGCCAGTGATCGTTTACGTCTGGTAAAAGAAGTGCAAGGTTTGGAAAAAGAATATGCACAGTTGAAAGAAGAGCTTCAAAGAAAACTGCAGGCTTTGGATAAAAAAGAAACACAATATCATGAAACCAAAAAAGATTATAAGAAACAAAAAGATGAATATGAAGTTTTGTGTATGCAAATTGATGAAAAGCTAAAGGAAATGGATGATTTGCAGGAAGAACTGCAGCTGGAAGAACATGATGCATTTCGATTGGAATTCCAGGAAGAAACAACGAAAGACTATGATTTTACCTATACTTTGCGCTTTGTGAAAGAAAAAGAAGAAAACTTACGTCAGGTAATTTTGAAGTTAAAAGAGTATACATCACAGAAAGAAGTGTTAGAACAGTTAATAGACAGCTGCCAGCAGCGAGAAGATGAAGTACAAAAACAACGATCTCTTGTTTCGAAATATGAGAGTTTATATGATGAAATGCTGGATGAATACCGAGAAGGTATGAATAGCTGGTATGCTTCTTTAAAACAGCTGCATATTGAAAAATCAGCATTAGAAGACATGCAGAAGTTCTTATCTGAATATGAAGAAAGAAAAACATTCCTGCCAATACAAAATATCATTCAGCAGGCTTTTCATATAGATAAGGAACAGCTGTCAACAACACGTATTCAACTTGAAAATGAACAAAGACTTGTTCAAAAAGAGCTGTTGCGTTTACATCAGGAAATAGAAGAATGGGAAAATAAAGAAGATCCTATGCCGTTTATAGAAGATGGACGTAAACAAAACAGAGCATTTTTAGATAAACAGGGGATTTCCTATCGTCCATTGTATACCTTATTAGAATTTGATGAGCAGGTAAATGAAGAGTTAAAAGGGCAGATAGAAGAATATTTACAGCGTAGTAGATTATTGAATGCACTTCTTGTACATAAAGATCAGAAGGAAACTATTCTAAAAAAAGAAATCGGTTCTTTTGATGATTATGTATTTACAGATAAAGAGGTTGAATACTTATCTTCATGGTATTTAAAAGGAAATACTTTACAAGAACTTTACCAGTCTTTATTTGCGTTTTTTGAAGAGCTGCATATTTCTGTCAATGGATTATCTTTTGATGAAGATGGATACCAGATGCATGCGATATATGGAACACTTGCGAAAGATAAACAGGTTGTATTTGTAGGAAAAAAAGCACGTGAACAGTATCGAAAAGATAAAATTGAAGAATTAAAAGCATTAAAAGAGGAACAGCAAAAAGAAGAAACGAGACTGAAAGATAAGATTGCGGATATTTTGGGAAAAGAAGAAATCCTGAAAGAAGAAAGTGCATCTTTTTTGACAGAAGATGATTTACAAAAAGCATTGTTGATGTGGAAAGAGGAAGAAGGACGTTTATCTTTGTTAGAACGTTCTTTAAATGAAGCGAAGAAGCGAGTAGAAGAGAAACAGGCAATGCTTCAAAAACTTTATTTGGATGTTCAAAAAATGGCATCTTCTTTTCCGGTAAAATTGCAGGTAGAAGCCTTTGAGGAATATCGTTCTTCTTTTGAAGATTATAAACAGTATTTGCAGGACATTTGTACGATGTATCCTTCTTCAAGAAAAGCTTTGGAAATGAAATTGTACCTTTCTGTAAAACTAAATGAATTAGAAGAAGATATCGACACTGTGAAATATGAGAAAGATCAACTGGATGAACAATCCATCTTAAAACAACAGCTTCTTGTACAAAAACAGCAGCAGCTAAAAGAACTTGGCGGTGATGATATCACGAAACGTTTACAGGAAATCAGTGATTTGCTGATTCGTCTTCCAAAAGAACAGCTGCAAAATGAAAGAAAGTTAGGAAGCTTGGAAGAAGCAGAAATAAAAATCAATGAAGAATTACGTCATTTAGAAGTGGACCTGCAGGAAAAAGAACAGACAACAGCATTGTATTTGGATATATTAAAAGAGCAGGTAGACAATGGATGCATTCGTATACCATTAGAAGAGTATGATGATTTGGTTGCTACGGTGATGCTTTATGAAAAGCAGAACCCAATTCAGAAAAAATCGGATACGTTAAAAGGAGATGTGCAGGGAGTTTTCTATGCACAGCGAGGCAGTCTTCAAGATTATCAGGTATCTTTTACGATGGATGATTTGTGGGAAGAAGTTGACGGCATTAGTTCCAGAATTCATTTAAAAGCAAAATTTCATGGAAAACAGCTGCCTTTTGAACAGTTGTTAGAACAGCTGGATACGGCGATAGAAACACAAAAACATTTATTAGAAGATTCTGATCGTCATTTATTTGAAGATATCCTGGTAAACATCATTAGTAAAAAAATTAGAATTCGTATTCAAGACAGCAAGCATTGGGTAGAAACGATGAATCGCTATATGAATGCGATGACAGACAGCAGCAGTGGACTTCGTTTAAGTCTGCAATGGAGAAATAAAAAGGCAGAATCTGAAGAAGAATTGGATACGAAGGAATTGGTAGAATTGCTGCAGAAGGATGTCGGTATGTTGAAGGAAAGCGATTTGAAAAAGTTGTCTACACATTTCCGTTCTCGTATTGAATCTGTACGTAGAGTTATGGATGAAGAAGATAATATGCAAAGCTTTCATCAGCTCATGCGTGTTGTTATGGATTATCGTCAGTGGTTTGAATTTAGAATTCTTGCCCAAAAAGCAAAGGATACGAAAAAAGAATTAACAAACCAGCTGTTCTTCTCATTTAGTGGGGGAGAAAAAGCAATGGCAATGTATGTACCATTATTCTCTGCAGTTGCCGCAAAATTTGAAAGTTCCAGAAAAGATGCACCACTTTTAATTGCTTTAGATGAAGCATTTGCAGGTGTAGATGATAAAAATATCAGTATTATGTTTGCATTGATAGAAAAATTCAATTTCGATTATATTATGAACTCTCAGGTACTTTGGGGAGATTATCCAACCGTACATCATTTAGCGATTTATGAATTGTTTAGACCAGACAATGCACGCTTTGTTACGGTTATTCCATATGAATGGGATGGAAAAGTAAAAAGGATGAAGATGGAATGA
- a CDS encoding TIGR02678 family protein → MNCIEQLLQQRWILKKQNPQLYYEIKDNQKELRKKLQDRFGYVLIINPLLAKLEKIPGKAEAWMGIQEFETIQEYQMFCYLLMYLEDKEIEEQFVLSMLSEYIQLRFPQGQVSWNSYQCRRQLIHVLQYALKYNLILQSDGDQDAFLKNEESEVLYENTGNSRYFMRTFARDILTFQNPEDFMQSEWVDMEEDRGIVRRQRSYRRLLLSCGVYPSLDKEKDEDYTYIRNYRGKIEQDFRSMFSCDLHVHSSSAYLMLEEDCSMGKIFPQNGALHDLMLVFHSEIHKKLSKYTLRLSANEVLIMEKEKTLTLMHTVVKRNRALLPKKYQEEALSAQKLVENLYTMFLLYGFMEEDEENCYFYPIIGKIQGEFVEVKE, encoded by the coding sequence ATGAATTGTATCGAACAGCTTTTACAACAAAGATGGATCTTAAAAAAACAAAATCCTCAATTATATTATGAAATCAAAGATAATCAAAAAGAACTTCGTAAAAAACTGCAGGATCGCTTTGGCTATGTTCTTATTATCAATCCTTTACTGGCAAAGCTGGAAAAAATACCGGGTAAAGCAGAAGCATGGATGGGGATTCAGGAGTTTGAAACGATTCAGGAATACCAGATGTTTTGTTACCTGTTAATGTATCTGGAAGATAAAGAAATAGAAGAACAGTTTGTATTAAGTATGCTAAGTGAATATATACAGCTGCGATTTCCTCAGGGACAAGTTTCCTGGAATTCTTACCAATGCAGAAGACAGCTGATTCATGTACTTCAATATGCATTGAAATACAATTTAATACTTCAATCGGATGGAGATCAGGATGCTTTTTTGAAAAATGAAGAAAGTGAAGTTCTTTATGAAAATACAGGAAATTCAAGATATTTTATGCGTACTTTCGCAAGAGATATTCTTACGTTTCAAAATCCGGAAGATTTCATGCAAAGTGAATGGGTGGATATGGAAGAGGATCGAGGTATCGTAAGAAGACAGAGAAGCTATCGTCGTTTATTGTTGTCGTGTGGGGTGTATCCATCCCTAGATAAAGAAAAGGATGAAGATTATACATATATTCGTAATTATCGTGGAAAGATTGAGCAGGATTTTCGATCTATGTTTTCCTGTGATTTGCATGTACATTCTTCCAGTGCCTATTTAATGCTGGAGGAAGATTGTTCCATGGGGAAAATATTTCCGCAAAATGGAGCACTGCATGATTTGATGCTTGTTTTTCACAGCGAAATTCACAAAAAACTTTCAAAGTATACCCTTCGTTTAAGTGCGAATGAAGTGCTGATAATGGAAAAAGAAAAAACGCTGACATTGATGCATACGGTTGTGAAAAGAAATAGAGCACTTCTTCCGAAAAAATATCAGGAAGAAGCTCTGTCTGCACAGAAGCTTGTAGAAAACTTATATACCATGTTTTTATTGTATGGATTCATGGAGGAAGATGAAGAGAACTGTTATTTTTATCCAATCATCGGGAAAATACAGGGAGAATTTGTGGAGGTAAAGGAATAA
- a CDS encoding TIGR02677 family protein, which produces MNDKLIKPIREVNYLRADNVERYRVIMRFFYEEHEKIHYWLYKEDVFQMMKEFSMFQEYTMEQCQNDLQSLSEWGNLTAHQDTTKVQTVQEFKNKRYRYQLSEYSVAIERLTIELENLEVEGASLQPTLLERIRNQISEAKQIVNKSEEEVYGWWHSLNDDFIRLNQNYQDYIRTLNSAKAEELMKSKEFLLFKDKLINYLRTFVKNLQNHGLVIESLLKDLNKEEIASIFDKVVSYEMKIPRLGKQLKKEDVLENCYGRWESLYDWFAAENGENEVDRLYHITNEIIRRMTRYALQIGEFQNQGTNRREEYQHVANIFSKCTNILEAHKLSAMIFGCETTLHLKHIEPRETDSIHSGVYEEKSVSLLLEPRSRVIRKKTVRKPADDYSLEKEIQKQEVIRKAEERQKKIDALIHNGKITFSTLPLVDQDIRKILLGWISRAMAVKTRKAKTDQGKEYHVVYEKDGECSVSFEDGNLVMPCFEIVFEEDGE; this is translated from the coding sequence ATGAATGATAAGCTTATAAAGCCAATTCGAGAAGTAAATTATTTACGTGCGGATAATGTGGAACGATATCGTGTAATTATGCGATTTTTTTATGAAGAACATGAAAAGATTCATTACTGGCTTTATAAAGAAGATGTTTTTCAAATGATGAAGGAATTTTCTATGTTTCAAGAGTATACCATGGAACAGTGTCAAAATGATTTACAATCACTAAGTGAATGGGGAAATCTTACTGCTCATCAAGATACGACCAAAGTACAAACTGTACAGGAGTTTAAAAATAAACGATATCGCTATCAGTTAAGTGAATACAGTGTCGCAATTGAACGTTTAACAATAGAGCTGGAAAACTTAGAAGTAGAAGGGGCTTCCTTGCAGCCAACCTTACTGGAGCGTATTCGAAATCAAATAAGCGAAGCAAAACAAATCGTGAATAAAAGCGAAGAGGAAGTATATGGCTGGTGGCATAGCTTAAATGATGATTTTATTCGTTTAAATCAGAACTATCAGGATTATATTCGTACCTTAAACAGCGCAAAAGCGGAAGAGTTGATGAAGTCAAAAGAATTTCTTCTTTTTAAAGATAAACTGATTAATTATTTAAGAACATTTGTGAAGAACCTGCAAAATCATGGATTGGTTATTGAAAGTTTATTGAAAGATCTAAACAAAGAAGAAATTGCTTCTATTTTTGATAAAGTTGTTTCTTATGAAATGAAAATTCCTCGTCTTGGGAAACAGTTAAAGAAAGAAGATGTTTTGGAAAACTGCTATGGAAGATGGGAAAGTTTATACGATTGGTTTGCTGCGGAAAATGGGGAAAATGAAGTGGATCGCTTGTACCATATCACAAATGAAATCATACGTCGTATGACTCGCTATGCACTTCAGATTGGAGAGTTTCAAAATCAGGGAACAAATCGCAGGGAAGAATACCAGCATGTTGCCAATATTTTTTCCAAGTGCACCAATATACTGGAAGCTCATAAATTAAGTGCCATGATTTTTGGATGTGAAACAACACTTCATCTAAAACATATAGAACCAAGAGAAACAGACAGTATTCATAGCGGTGTTTATGAAGAAAAATCAGTTTCTTTATTACTAGAACCAAGAAGCAGAGTCATTCGAAAGAAAACTGTGCGGAAGCCAGCGGATGATTATTCACTTGAAAAGGAAATTCAAAAACAGGAAGTTATTCGCAAAGCGGAAGAGCGACAAAAGAAAATTGATGCTTTGATACATAATGGAAAGATTACATTTTCAACTTTACCGCTCGTTGATCAGGATATACGAAAGATATTATTGGGATGGATTTCCAGGGCAATGGCAGTTAAAACGCGTAAAGCGAAAACGGATCAGGGAAAAGAATATCATGTTGTATATGAAAAAGATGGGGAGTGTAGCGTATCTTTTGAAGATGGGAATTTAGTGATGCCTTGTTTTGAAATCGTATTTGAGGAGGATGGAGAATGA
- a CDS encoding type IV toxin-antitoxin system AbiEi family antitoxin domain-containing protein, which yields MYSKKEFELYVKSENGILLYSDMISLGLGRYHIKELEKDGTIEKVERGIYCHKDYTSDTMKIYQKMNNKMIYSNETALYLHDLVDRYPMVYTATTISGYHLREKENLKLYYVKEELWDIGKMEIKDPWGNILNVYDMERTICDIVKNQKKIELQVYLQAIKNYFQRKDKNLRKLARYAKKMGIQDKIRDIVYMHMEP from the coding sequence GTGTATTCGAAAAAAGAATTTGAATTATATGTAAAAAGTGAAAATGGAATCCTTTTGTACTCTGATATGATTTCTCTTGGGCTTGGAAGATATCACATCAAAGAATTAGAAAAAGATGGAACCATTGAAAAGGTGGAAAGAGGCATTTACTGCCACAAGGACTATACATCGGATACGATGAAGATTTATCAAAAGATGAATAATAAAATGATCTACAGCAATGAAACAGCTTTATATCTGCATGATCTTGTAGATCGCTATCCTATGGTTTATACTGCGACAACCATTTCTGGATATCACCTTAGAGAAAAAGAAAACCTGAAACTATATTATGTAAAAGAAGAATTATGGGATATTGGAAAAATGGAAATCAAAGATCCATGGGGAAATATACTAAATGTGTACGACATGGAAAGAACCATATGCGATATTGTCAAAAATCAAAAAAAGATAGAGCTGCAGGTTTACCTTCAGGCTATAAAAAACTATTTCCAAAGGAAAGATAAGAACCTAAGAAAACTGGCAAGATATGCAAAGAAGATGGGGATTCAGGATAAGATAAGAGACATCGTGTACATGCACATGGAACCATAA
- a CDS encoding nucleotidyl transferase AbiEii/AbiGii toxin family protein — protein MIYRNTDNWKSEIKKSAKLKGVDVPSMQQRFILEEFAKKIGSSPYGDRLILKGGFIVSTLLGMDTRTTRDLDVTCRTTIYDISEMENIVKKVLKTPSDSFFEYELADIKQAQKDDENAGFIVSINARKDNISLNLKIDVSNNTLIYPDAIRTTLPSMFNEEDIKLLSYPLENIIAEKYETTLDRGEFNSRMRDLYDIYFLMKDSSQLVDKNLLADTIIKVSEERGTIDNLYEFEEILEELQNSTAFQSSFKKHGEKFGFEDITLKDVFKIFREIHDMVEDKLNIDESTSIKI, from the coding sequence ATGATATATAGAAATACAGATAATTGGAAGAGTGAGATAAAGAAATCAGCCAAACTTAAAGGTGTAGATGTACCTTCCATGCAGCAAAGATTCATACTGGAAGAATTTGCTAAAAAAATAGGCAGTTCGCCATATGGAGATAGACTGATTTTAAAAGGAGGATTTATCGTTTCTACTCTCTTAGGCATGGATACAAGAACTACAAGAGATCTGGATGTGACTTGCAGGACAACAATCTATGATATCTCAGAAATGGAAAATATAGTGAAAAAAGTATTAAAGACTCCTTCAGATAGTTTTTTCGAATATGAACTTGCTGATATAAAACAGGCTCAAAAGGATGACGAAAATGCTGGATTTATCGTTTCTATCAACGCAAGAAAAGATAACATATCATTGAATTTAAAAATTGATGTTTCGAATAATACATTGATCTATCCAGATGCGATAAGAACAACATTACCAAGTATGTTCAATGAAGAGGATATCAAGCTGTTGAGTTATCCGCTAGAAAATATCATAGCTGAAAAATATGAAACGACACTAGATAGAGGAGAATTCAATTCAAGAATGCGCGATTTGTATGATATCTATTTTCTTATGAAAGATAGTTCTCAGCTAGTAGATAAAAACTTGCTCGCAGATACGATTATAAAAGTATCCGAGGAAAGAGGAACCATAGACAACTTGTATGAATTTGAAGAAATATTAGAAGAATTACAGAATTCTACTGCTTTTCAATCTTCATTTAAAAAACATGGCGAAAAGTTTGGATTTGAAGATATAACGCTGAAAGATGTGTTTAAAATATTTAGAGAAATTCATGATATGGTAGAAGATAAACTGAATATTGATGAATCTACATCGATAAAGATATAA
- a CDS encoding ATP-binding protein: MAITEAICNAIGHRDYNIKGTQIDVDIYQDRIEIVSPGSFLLEGRAQDYADISKIPFKKRNEAIANTLTICGLMQRYGSGFEKILEEYKPYEKEFQPKITSEQSWFTITLMDVAYTNKESLVNSTLQLPKMQNIVYNTILGKPGINKPQICTITDISDGSAKSIIRELTKKQLIHFVGSPKKDGYHILSEK; encoded by the coding sequence ATTGCTATTACTGAAGCGATTTGTAACGCTATCGGGCATCGTGACTACAATATTAAAGGTACACAAATAGATGTAGATATTTATCAAGATAGAATTGAAATAGTATCTCCAGGAAGTTTTCTTCTAGAAGGACGAGCACAAGATTATGCAGATATTAGTAAGATTCCTTTCAAAAAAAGAAATGAGGCAATTGCTAATACACTTACAATTTGTGGATTAATGCAACGTTATGGCAGTGGCTTTGAAAAGATTCTTGAAGAATACAAACCATATGAAAAAGAATTTCAACCTAAAATCACATCGGAACAAAGTTGGTTTACAATTACATTAATGGATGTGGCTTATACAAATAAGGAAAGTCTTGTTAACTCAACGCTGCAATTACCAAAAATGCAAAATATTGTATATAACACAATCTTGGGTAAACCTGGCATCAATAAGCCGCAAATCTGTACGATTACAGATATAAGTGATGGAAGCGCTAAAAGTATTATTCGCGAATTAACAAAGAAACAGCTCATTCACTTTGTTGGTTCTCCTAAGAAAGATGGATATCATATTCTTTCTGAAAAATAA